A genomic stretch from Flavobacterium nitratireducens includes:
- a CDS encoding TetR/AcrR family transcriptional regulator: MKDKIIAKASDMFLKLGFKSITMDDIAGEMCISKKTIYKYFCNKEVLIQESTALVHKQVHKLIESVVAEKYNAIHENFKIKEMFKELFNSNTDSSPIYQLKKHYPEIYQRVLEQEINQCEHWFRENIKKGIAEGLYRENLDIETYVKFYYILIFHINENTSSEIEAQRIELEALEYHTRAMATKAGIIELEKNLLNTTK, encoded by the coding sequence ATGAAAGACAAAATTATTGCTAAAGCGAGTGATATGTTTTTAAAACTTGGTTTTAAAAGCATTACTATGGACGATATAGCAGGAGAAATGTGTATTTCTAAAAAAACAATTTACAAATATTTTTGCAACAAAGAAGTTTTAATACAAGAAAGCACCGCTCTTGTTCACAAACAAGTGCATAAATTAATAGAATCTGTTGTTGCAGAAAAATACAATGCAATACATGAAAACTTCAAAATTAAAGAAATGTTCAAAGAACTATTTAACAGCAACACCGATAGTTCTCCTATATATCAATTAAAAAAACATTATCCTGAGATCTATCAAAGAGTATTAGAACAAGAAATAAATCAATGTGAACACTGGTTTAGAGAAAATATAAAAAAAGGAATCGCTGAAGGTTTATACAGAGAAAACCTTGACATTGAAACTTATGTAAAATTTTATTACATATTAATTTTCCATATTAACGAAAACACTAGTTCAGAAATCGAAGCGCAACGAATTGAATTAGAAGCTTTAGAATACCACACCCGAGCTATGGCTACAAAAGCAGGAATTATAGAACTAGAAAAAAACTTACTTAATACAACTAAATAA
- a CDS encoding TolC family protein, translating to MKQLLILTLLSFVTITNAQEKTTLTLKDAIKYALENKADAKKAQLKVENSEYQIQEVRSRALPQISANGNLTYNPILQTTVIDGSAFNAPGTTIQAAFGQKWTSSAGVSLTQNLFDQSVFTGLKAARTTREFYQINNQLTEEEVIERLANNYYQVYILREKLALVETNLKTTTKVRDIVKGKYDNGLAKKIDLDRMTVNVSNINTQKQQIINAVQLQENALKFYMGMPMNTEIIIPKTQFEVTPLAITEANTANRTEYLLLKKQEELLVLQKKATLAAYYPTLSLSASYNYLGQGPKMPWFTNPSDGVYWSDFSAIGLNLRVPIFSGFGTKAKVKQADVQLRTVQEDIKDTQLALDLDYKNAITQIENSIITLENQKENMRLADEILKNINNNYLQGLASLTDLLDAENASIEAQNNYTAAVLDYKLAEIKLIKSKGELKTLINN from the coding sequence ATGAAGCAATTACTAATATTAACACTTTTGTCTTTTGTAACTATTACAAATGCCCAAGAAAAAACTACGCTGACACTCAAAGATGCGATTAAATACGCACTTGAAAACAAAGCAGATGCAAAGAAAGCACAATTAAAAGTGGAAAACAGTGAATATCAAATTCAGGAAGTGCGTTCCAGAGCTTTACCACAAATTTCTGCCAATGGGAACCTAACTTACAATCCTATCCTTCAAACTACGGTTATTGATGGTTCTGCATTTAACGCACCAGGGACTACAATACAAGCAGCTTTTGGGCAAAAATGGACATCATCTGCTGGAGTTTCATTAACTCAAAACTTATTTGACCAATCTGTTTTTACTGGATTGAAAGCAGCCAGAACGACTCGTGAATTTTACCAAATCAACAATCAATTAACAGAAGAAGAAGTAATTGAAAGATTAGCAAACAATTACTATCAAGTATATATCCTTCGTGAAAAATTAGCTTTGGTTGAAACAAATTTAAAAACAACTACTAAAGTTCGTGATATTGTAAAAGGAAAATACGATAATGGACTGGCTAAAAAAATTGATTTGGACAGAATGACTGTAAATGTATCGAACATTAACACTCAGAAACAACAAATTATCAATGCAGTACAATTACAAGAAAATGCGTTGAAATTTTATATGGGAATGCCTATGAATACTGAAATTATTATTCCGAAAACCCAGTTTGAAGTTACTCCTCTAGCCATTACAGAAGCAAATACAGCTAATCGTACTGAATATTTATTACTAAAAAAACAAGAAGAATTATTGGTATTACAAAAAAAGGCAACTCTAGCCGCTTACTACCCTACACTATCGCTTTCGGCTAGTTACAATTACTTGGGGCAAGGCCCTAAAATGCCTTGGTTTACCAATCCTTCTGATGGTGTTTATTGGTCTGATTTCTCAGCAATTGGATTAAATTTAAGAGTACCTATCTTTTCAGGATTTGGTACCAAAGCTAAAGTAAAACAGGCTGATGTTCAACTTAGAACCGTACAAGAAGACATTAAAGACACCCAATTAGCATTGGATTTAGATTATAAAAATGCTATAACACAAATCGAAAATAGCATCATCACGCTTGAAAACCAAAAAGAAAACATGCGACTTGCGGATGAAATTTTAAAGAACATCAACAACAACTATTTACAAGGATTAGCATCATTAACCGACTTATTAGATGCAGAAAACGCATCAATAGAAGCACAAAATAACTATACAGCAGCCGTTTTAGACTATAAACTGGCAGAAATCAAACTAATTAAATCAAAAGGCGAACTAAAAACATTAATAAACAACTAA
- a CDS encoding efflux RND transporter periplasmic adaptor subunit, with amino-acid sequence MKRIITTSVIIIASLALIGFILTKNKKENEEKIAIVAEKNASVSVKVATVKTEEVSLDFVANGNFEPKQELSLEAENSGKVIKVLVKEGDRVAVGQTLAIMRGDAINVNAQAAAAVYQNAKSDYNRFESAYKTGGVTKQQLDQAKVALTNAEANYKQAKISVGDTRIKAPINGIINAKFIEPGSMLAAMPATKMFEIVNVKTLKLTVTVNESQVANLKTGTNITVTSSVYPDKTFSGKITFIAAKADSSLNFPVEIEITNNANNDLKAGMYGTAVFKSAQQKQTMTVIPRTAFVGSVSSNQVFVAENGIAKLKTVTAGRILGDKVEILSGLSDGDTVITTGQINLQDGNTIEIIK; translated from the coding sequence ATGAAAAGAATTATAACTACTTCAGTCATTATTATTGCATCACTGGCACTAATAGGATTTATATTGACAAAGAACAAAAAGGAAAACGAGGAAAAAATTGCTATTGTTGCTGAGAAAAACGCCAGTGTTTCTGTAAAAGTAGCTACTGTAAAAACAGAAGAAGTATCTTTAGATTTTGTAGCCAATGGAAACTTTGAACCAAAACAAGAATTAAGCTTAGAAGCTGAAAACTCAGGAAAAGTAATCAAAGTACTTGTAAAAGAAGGCGATCGTGTTGCTGTTGGTCAAACCTTAGCCATTATGAGAGGTGACGCAATTAATGTAAATGCACAAGCTGCAGCAGCAGTATATCAAAATGCTAAATCAGATTACAACCGTTTTGAAAGTGCATACAAAACAGGAGGTGTTACTAAACAACAACTAGATCAAGCAAAAGTTGCTTTGACAAATGCTGAAGCTAATTATAAACAAGCAAAAATTAGCGTAGGCGATACTCGAATCAAAGCGCCAATAAATGGAATTATTAACGCCAAATTCATAGAACCAGGATCAATGCTTGCTGCAATGCCTGCTACTAAAATGTTCGAAATAGTAAATGTAAAGACATTAAAACTTACAGTAACAGTAAATGAAAGTCAGGTAGCCAACTTAAAAACAGGTACGAATATAACCGTAACCAGCAGTGTGTACCCTGACAAAACATTTTCTGGTAAAATTACTTTTATCGCTGCAAAAGCGGATAGCAGTTTAAATTTCCCTGTTGAAATCGAAATCACTAACAACGCTAATAATGATTTAAAAGCGGGTATGTATGGAACAGCTGTATTTAAATCAGCTCAACAAAAACAAACCATGACAGTAATACCTAGAACAGCTTTTGTAGGTAGTGTAAGTAGTAATCAAGTTTTTGTTGCCGAAAACGGAATTGCTAAACTAAAAACTGTTACTGCAGGAAGAATTTTAGGGGACAAAGTTGAAATCCTAAGCGGTTTATCCGATGGAGATACGGTTATTACAACGGGACAAATCAACTTACAAGACGGTAATACAATAGAAATCATTAAATAA